The Stigmatella ashevillena genomic sequence GTTTTCGACGGAGATGATCTCGGCGCCGGGCAAGCTGCCGCTGGGGACGGCGTTCTTGGCGGAGCCGGTGAAGTGCGAGGTGGTGATGCGCACGCCGTTGATGTCGTCATTCATGCGGACGAACTCCACGCTCGAGGGCGTGATGGGCCGCATGCGGGAGACGAAGAGGTTGCGGGCCGCCAGCGCGCACGCGGACATGGTGTCCTCCTGCGTCTGGACCTCCGCGGCGGCACGCTCGGTGCCCGTGAAGGAGATGGCGCCCGCGACGAGCAGCGTGATGAGAACGACGACGATCATGGCGATGACGAGGACCATGCCGCGGGGAGAGTGCTTGAGGGATTTCATGGATCAACCGCCCGCCTCGGTGGTGGCGATGAACTGCGAGTTGAGTTGAATGTTCTTGGGGGTAATGGCTTCACGGAGAATCACGCGGTAGAACCCGCGACCCTGCGGGGTGAAGTCGCTCGTGTCTGGGGTGACGCCGGTCACGCTCAGGTTTTCGAGCTGGCGCCAGGGGACCGTCGCCCCAATGGCCTCTCCTGCGTTCGCGAGCATGAGGTCGTCTCCCACGTGCTGCGGATCCTGTGTGGAGCTGCGGGAGACCAGGGTGATGCGCAGCTGCCGGATGTTCACGGGGCTGTCTTCCTCGCGTGCGGGCTTTTCCAGGTCGTTGAGCGGCAGCGTGTACCACTGAGGAATCCTGCGGGTAGGTCCCACCATCTGCGGGGGAATCATGGTCTGCCACTGCTCGCCATAGTGCTCCGCGGTGGTGGGCTCATTGACGCCCAGCACCCGGGGCATCGCCGTTCCCATGCTGTTGAGGATGTAGGCCACCTGAAGCTGCTCGATTCCCTCGGCGACGGGGACCGCGTCGTTGGGCCCGATGGTGCCGTCCCTGTCGAGATCGAGGCCCTGATGCATCATCAGATAGGGCGTGCGTGTGGTGGCGTTCCCGGGCTCATCGAAGGCGGCGACGTAGAAGGCGGAGCGGCTGACCTTCACGACCTGGGCCGTGTCGTAGCAGTTGTTCCCATCCAGGAGTGCCTGCTCGTGGAAGAGCCGGCCCGGCATGCCCGTGGGGGAATTGGGGGCGGCGGCGGGGTCGGTGGTGTCGAGGTTGATCTCCATGCTGTTCTCGAGATGCTGGCCCACCGTGACGAAGGCATGGTGCTGGGTGGTCGTGATGGAGCCATTGTTGCGGCACAGCACCAGGAGGATTTGCCCCCGCTGCAGCAGCGGAATGGGCGCGTTCACGACCAGTCTGTTGGAGGTGGCCGAGGTCACATCGCGGCGGAACAGCAGATCCCTCGAGTGGACAACGACCGCGTCCGGATAGCCGGTCTGGGAAGTGCCCTCGGCGGCGTTGAAGGAGTCATAGGCCAGGACGGTGCGGTCCGGATCCACGCCATAGCCGGCGGACCGGATGTGCCGGCTCATGAAGGACATGGCTTGACGCGCGTTGGACTGGATGGCCCGGCGGCTGGCGTGCGTCTGGTATTGGCGTGCCTGGGAAATGAAGGTGAGGCTGATGCCGAGCAGCACCACGGAGCCGACGGCGCCGCCGACAAGCAACTCAATCAGGGTGAATCCACGACGGGAGGGGCGCATGGCTCAGATCTCCAAGTCCTTGCATTGGGTGCCGGAGCAGACCTGCTCTGGCACGTATTTGATGGTCCAGAAATTGACCTGGCGGAAACCGCCCGTGGTGGGGAAGCGGACCATGATGAGGATGCGCAGCGAGTCTTCCTTGCCGAGCTCCGACTCGACCGCGCCCGTGTTGGGCACGAGCACCGAGCGCCAGGCCACCGTGTAGAACTCCTCCGAGGTCTGCGCGTTCAAGCCCTCGGCGATTCGCGTGGCATCCGCCGCGCTGATCAGCGGGCGGTTGTCCGCGGGCGCGATGGCATCCTTCAGGAAGACGAGCCCCGTTGTGTTTTCCATGTCATCGAAGCCGCCGGGAGTCCCAAAGGTACTCGGCAAGACCCCGCTGTTGACGAAGGCAGGATGTTCATAAGGAAGGCGCTCGAAGGCGTCCGCTAGGTCGCGGGCGATGCGGCTCGCGGTGGTTTGATGGAGGGCCAGGTTGTTCTGTCCGCTGGCCAGCACGTTCATCTGCATCACGCCGAGGATGCCGACGACGAAGACCAGCATGGCGGCCATGGCTTCGATGATGGTGGTACCGCGAGGAGAAGGGCGGAAAGGGCGCATGGAGGAGGTTCTCATGGCGAGAAGACCCGGGTGACACCAGCGGGGGTGGAGATGACGAGCAGCTTGTAGCCGACGTCCTTGCCCTCCGCGGTGTTGCTCATGAAGGAGAGAACGCCCCCGGGTTCACGGGTGGGGTTGGCGCCGCCGGTCCGCATCGTCACCGTGCCGTCGGCATTGAAGCGGATGACGCCGTAGTCGGCCCCGTTTCCGTTGATGCAGAAGGTGCAGCCCGCGAGCAGCTCGGTGGTCGGCTCATTGAGCGCCGGAGGATTGAACAGGGGGGTGGTGGGCTTGATGGCCGAGAAGGGCGCGGGCAGATCGCGGATGACGCCCTCTGCATCCGGATCCAGGAAGTTGATGCCGCCTTCATCGGGGCCAGAGCCTGACGCGAGCGTGATGGTGTCGCGCTCAATGGCGTTCCTGAGGGTGACCACCCCCGTGTCGGGGTCGGTCTCATTGTAGGCCAGCGCGGCCCCGAGGCCGTCGCTGAGATCGAGGTTGCCCCAGTCGATGTCGCTGTCGTCGGGCGTCTGCCGCTCGACGAGCGAAGCGCGAAGGCGCGTCTGGTTCAGGCGGTAGATGACGAGGTAGTGAGGCGTTCCGTGGCTGATGGCGCGAAGCTGGGCCACGGACATCAGGGCGGAGAGATCGAACAGCGTATTGCTCACGCGAGCGCGGCCCATGCCATAGAAAATGGCTGTGGACGCCAGCGCCGCCATGACGCCAAGGATGGCAATCACGGTCAGCACTTCGATCATCGTGAAACCGCGGCTTCGGGGACGGACGGGCAAGGCAGGCCTCCTGCGATGCCGCGAGTATTGCAAAGTCCAGCCCTCGACAGGGGAGGCGGCAAGCCACGGGAATCACAGCGCTTGAGCCCTGGGTTGCTGGTCGCCCGCACCCTCCTGCGCGCCGCAAAGTTTGCGCCTCGCAAAGTTTGCGGCCCTGAAAACGGGGGGAAGGTAGGTGCCCCGCATACCCGAGGTGTGGGACGCAAAACCCCGTGAGGTGGAGGCGGGGGCCGCCTACCCTGGGGAGGTCATGAGGCCTTCCTCGCTCCGCGCAGGCTCGGGTGCCCTGAGGCGCCTTCTTCTCGCTTTGGTGGGAGGGGTGACGTGCGGGGTGTTCGGGCTGGCGTGGCGGGTGGACCGTTTCGGCCAACAGGAGGGGGCGGTCCCTGCGGATGTGCTGGTGGTGTTGGGGGCCCGGGTGCTCCCGGGAGGCGTTCCTTCCGGGGCACTGCTCGCCCGGGTGGAGAAGGCCGTGGCGCTCTACCACCAAGGGGTGGCCTCCCGGCTTCTGTTCTCTGGAGGGGTGGGGGTGAACCCTCCTTCCGAGGCGCAGGTCATGCGTGCGCTGGCGGTGCGGTGGGGGGTCCCGGCGGAGGCGTGCTTCCTGGAAGAGCAGAGCCACTCCACGGCGCAGAACGCCCGCTTCAGCACCGCGGTGCTGCGCGACTTGGGGGCCGAGCGCGTGGTGGTGGTCTCGGATCCCTATCACCTGCTGCGGGCGCGTCAGTACTTCCGGCTCGAAGGGCTGGAGGTGGCGACCAGCCCCGCGCTGCTCACCGAGCGCAACCTCAACGCGGTGGACCGCTTCTACTGGACGGTGCGTGAGGCCTTCGCGCTGCTCTTGCATCCCCGGGTGCTGCTGGCCCGGAGCCCCTCACGCTGACTCCTCTTCCGCAGGAGTCGGCTCCGGCGACGTGTCGAGCCTGCGGACGAGCTTCTCGATGATCCGGAACAAGGCCTTGCGGTCGCTGCTGTCCAGCATCTCCAGCAATTGGCTCAGGGCCTGATTCACCAACTGGTGAAGCTGCTGGGAGGTTTGCTGGCCGGAGTCGGTCAGGCGGCAGCGGACCACCCGGCGATCCTCGTGGACACGCTCGCGCTGAAGGTGGCCCTCGCGCTCGAGGCGGTCGACGACCCCCGTCACGGTTTTCTCCGTGATGCCCAGCCGCCGGGCCAGCTCTCCCATGGTCAATGCGCCGTCCTGGCCCAACCACAGCAGGGCATGAACCTGGGGCGGCGTGAACTGGAATTGCTCGCAGAGCCCCGCGATCGGATCGCGGAGCGAACGGCGGCGGCCCAGCGTGTACACCAGCTGCAAGAGCCGCGACACCTCGCTGGTAGGACCTTCCTCTGGAACCGGGATATTCCGTGACACGGAGTTTCAGATTTATCGGGCCCCCTTGAGCGGGTCAACGGATTCGCCCGAGGTGACAGCGCCTCATGGCCCCTTGCTCTCCGAGCGACAGTGTCGGCCGGAGGAAAATCGTCTGTCATCCTGAGGACATCGGGGGGGGACAGGGGGACAGGGTGCACCGATGTTTGTCCCCCTGCGTCACCAGCGGTGGTGTCCTGGGGTGACAGCCCCCCTTCCGCGGGAACCCCATGCACAGCGTCTCCTCTCTGGCCTCAGTGCCCTTCCTCCGAGCGGTGGGGCGCGGCCTTCCGCCGCATTACGCCTCTCAGGAGGAGCTTGCCGGCTCCTTGCGCGCCTTGTGGGCCCAGAAGCATTTCAACCTCGAGCGGCTGGAGGACCTTCACCGCGCGGTGAGTGTGTCGGGCCGCTTTCTGGCCCTGCCCCTGGAGGAGTATCCGGCGCTCACCACCTTCCAGCAGCGCAATGATGCGTGGATCCGCTGTGCGGTGGAGCTGGGCGAGAAGGTGGTGGTCCAGGCCTTGGAGAAGGCGGGACTCACGCCCAAGGACATCGACCACATCTTCTTCGTGACGGTGACGGGGCTGGCCACGCCCAGCATCGAGGCGCGGCTGGCCAACCGGCTGGGTTTTCGCTCCGATATCAAACGCACCCCCATTTTTGGTCTGGGATGCGTGGCGGGTGCGGCGGGTCTGGCCCGGGCGGCCGATTACCTGCGTGCCTTTCCTGGCCACACCGCCGTGGTGCTCGCCGTGGAGCTGTGCTCCCTGACGCTTCAGCGGGAGGATCTGTCCATTCCCAACATCATTGCCTCGGGCCTCTTCGGGGATGGGGCCGCGTGCGGGGTGTTGCAGGGGGCGGAGGCGGGCCCCCGGCGCCCCTCTGCCCGCGTGGTGGCCTCCCAGTCGGTGTTCTACCCAGACACCGAGCGCATCATGGGGTGGGACATCGTCGATACGGGCTTCAAGGTGGTGTTGTCGGCCAAGGTGCCGCAGCTCGTGAAGGAGCATATCCGCGGCAATGTGGATGCATTCCTCGCCGAGCATCGGCTGAGCCGCGCGGACATCCGGCATTGGATCGCCCATACCGGCGGGCCCAAGGTGCTCCAGGCGTTCGAGGAGAGCCTGGAGCTGCCCGAGGGGGCCATCGCGCGCTCGTGGGCGTCCTTGAAGGAGGTGGGCAATCTGTCCTCCGCGTCGGTCCTCTTCGTGCTGGGGGAGACGCTGGAGTCTCAGGTGCCTCGCGAGGGCGACTGGGGAATGGTGATGGCGATGGGGCCCGGCTTCTGCGCGGAACTGGTGTTGCTGCGATGGTGAGCCCGTCGCAGGCGGTGTTTCTGGGCTACATGGGGGCGCTCGCCGCCGAGCGGCTCGTCGAACTGGTGCTTTCACGGCGAAACGCTGCCCGTGCATTCTCCCAGGGCGGTGTCGAGCGGGGAGAGGGCCACTACCGGGTGATGGTGGTCTTCCATTCGCTCTTTCTCGTGGCGTGCGTGGCGGAGGTCTTCCTGCTGCGACGGCCCTTTCCGGGCGCGCTGGGGTGGGGCGCGCTGGGGGCCGCGGTGCTGGCCCAGGCGTTGCGTTATTGGGCCATCACGACGCTCGGCGAGCGGTGGAACTCCCGCATCATCGTCATCCCGGGGTTGGCGCCGGTGACAGGGGGCCCGTACCGCTTCCTGCGCCATCCCAACTATGTGGCGGTGGTGTTGGAGTTGCTCGCGGTCCCGCTCATCCACGGGGCGTGGCTGACGGCGCTGGTGTTCACCGCGGGCAATGCCGCGCTGCTCTATGTGCGCATCCGGGCGGAGGAGAAGGCGCTCGGAGAGGTGTACGCGCAAGCGTTCGTTCACCATCCCCGCTTCATCCCAGAGGTGCGCCGTGGTTGAGCTGGAACAGGAAGTCGTGGTGGAGATCCGCCGCATCGCCATCGAGGAGTTGGAGTGGAAGGGCTCGGTGGAGCCCAGCCATGATCTGCTGAAGGACTTGCAGCTCGACAGCCTGGGGCTGACGGTGATGGCCGTGGGGCTGGAGAACCGCTTCCGGGTGAAGCTGTCCGAGGAGGATGCGGCGAGCCTCCACACCGTGGCGGACCTCGCCCGGCTGGTGGCCGTCCGGGTCAGCGCGGCAGTCGAGGTGCGGACATGAAGGGGCCTGCGTTGCCCCCGGTGAAGTACGCCACCCTGCCGGAGATGCTCGAGGCCACGTCGCGCACGGCGTCTGGGCTCATCTTCGTGGATGCCTCCGAGCGCGAAGTCTCACTGTCCTGGTCCGAGGTGCACCGCCGGGCCCGGCAGACGGCCGCGGGACTGCAGCGCTTGGGGGTGAGGCCCGGGGATGCCGTGGCCATCCTCTTGCCGACGTCTCCGGGGTTCATGGATGCCTTCTTCGGTGTGGTGCTGGCTGGGGCCGTGCCCGTGCCGCTCTACCCGCCGGTGCGGTTGGGGCGCATGGAGGAGTACCACCGCGCCACGGCCCGAATGCTGGAGGTCGCGGGCGCGGTGGTGGTGCTGACCGAGACGCGGTTGAAGCTGCTGCTGGGGGCATCGGTGGAGGCGGCGCGTCCGAGGTTCGGTTGCCGGACGGTGGAGGAGGTCTCTCGCGGGGACGGGGCGCTGGCCGTGGTCGTCTCTGCCCAGTCGCCGGGCCTCATCCAGTTCTCCTCGGGGTCGACCGTGGCGCCCAAGCCGGTGGTCCTCACCCACGCGGCATTGATGGCGCAGTTGGCTGCGCTCGAGGCCTCCATTCCACCGCCACCGGAGGGGGCCGTGGGGGTCTCGTGGTTGCCGCTGTACCACGACATGGGGCTCATCGGCTGTTTGCTCTCGGCGCTGTATTACCCAGGCAACCTGGTCCTGTTGCCACCGGAGGTCTTTCTGGCGCGGCCCGCGCTGTGGTTGAGGGCCCTTTCCCGCCACAAAGGGTTCGTTTCTCCCGCGCCCAACTTCGCCTACGGCTTGTGCCTCAAGCGGGTGAAGGATGAGGAGCTGGAGGGGGTGGACCTGTCGGGCTGGAAGCATGCGCTCAATGGGGCGGAGCCTGTCTCCGCGGCGACGCTGCGCCGCTTCGTCTCACGCTTCGCCCGCCATGGCTTCTCCGCGGAGGCGCTGCGGCCAGTCTATGGTTTGTCCGAGGCGGCTCTGGCCGTCACCTTCCCGCCCAGCGGAAGAGGGCTGTGCTCCCGAAGCGTGGACGCGGACGTGCTGGCCCGGGAGGGCCGTGCGGTCGGCGGCGAGCGCGAGCTGGTGTCCGTGGGCAGTCCCATCCCGGGGTTCGAGGTGGCGATCCGGAATGCACTCGGCATCGAGCTGCCCGAGTTGAGAACGGGGCGTGTCCATGCACGGGGGCCTTCTTTAATGAAGGGGTACCACGGGGATGGAGAGGCCACCGCGCGGGCCCTGGGCGCCGATGGGTGGTTGGACACCGGTGACGAGGGGTTCGTGGCGGAGGGCGAGCTGTACCTCACCGGCCGGGCGAAGGATCTGGTCATCATCCGGGGCGCCAACCATGCGCCTCAAGCTTTCGAGGAGTGCGTGCAGACCGTGGAAGGGGTGCGCGCGGGCTGTGCGGTGGCGCTCGGCTTCACCCCTGAGGGCAGTGAGGACGAGGGATTGCTCATCCTCGCGGAGCGCGCGGGCCCGCCCGAAGACGATGGAGGGGTGGAGGCTCAGGTGAGCGCTGCGATCGTGCAGAGCACGGGAATCCGGCCGCACACGGTGCGCCTGTTGAAGCCTGGGACGTTGCCGCGCACCTCCAGCGGCAAGCTGCGCCGGGGAGAGGCGTTGCGGCAGTTTCTTGCCGGGGAGCTGGTGCCCCCGAAGAGGGTGGGGGCGGTGAACATCATGGTGGAGATGGCGAAGGGCGCATGGGCCCTGGCCCGGACGGAGCGGGAGGGATGAGGACCTATGACGTCGCCATCGCCGGAGGGGGACCTGCGGGGCTGGCGGTGGCCATCACCGCGGCCCAACGGGGATTGGCCACGGTGGTGCTGGAGCGGGCCTCTTTGCCCGTGGACAAGGCCTGTGGTGAGGGGTTGATGCCCGCGGGGCTGGAGGTGCTGGAGCGGTTGGGCGCGCGGGCCCTGCTGGATGACAGTGGGTGTTCCCCCTTCGTGGGCATCCGCTATGTCCAGGAAGATGGCAGCACGGCGGAGGGGTTGTTGCCCGCGCCTGGGGGGTTGGGTGTGCGGCGGGTGTCGCTGGTCTCTGCCCTGGGCGAGCGTGCCCGCGCGGTAGGGGTGGAACTTCGTGAACGGACCGTGGTGCAGAGCCATCGGCGCACGGGGACGGGCCTGGAGTTGGAGACCTCCGAGGGGGCCGTCTCGGCACGCTTCCTCGTGGCGGCGGATGGGTTGGGCTCTCCCTTGCGGCGCGCGGAAGGGTTGGAGGTGGAGGTGACGGGGGCCCGGCGCTTCGGGTTGCGCCAGCATTTCAAGGTGGCGCCGTGGACGCCCTTCGTGGAGGTGCATTTCGCCTCGGGCGTGGAGGCTTATGTGACGCCCGCGGGGCCGGGGCGGGTAGGGCTGGCGTTCCTGTGGGAGAATGGCTCGCTGGAGCACGTCTCCTTCGAGGGGTTGCTCGCGCGCTTTCCCACGCTGGTTGAAAGGCTTGGCTCCGCGGAGCCGGACTCGAAGGCCCGAGGCGCGGGGCCGCTGGAACGCTTGGCACGGGCGCGGGTGGCGGACCGCTTCGCCCTGGTGGGCGATGCGGCGGGCTACGTGGATGCGGTGACAGGAGAGGGGCTTTCCCTGGCCTTCACCTGCGCGGAGGCGTTGGGTCAGCTTCTGCCGGAGGCGTTGGTGAAGGGGGCTGCGCGTGACACGCTCCTTCCCTACGAGCGCACCTTTCAGCGCACCTTTCGTAAGTATGCATGGATGGCGAAGGCGCTGCTGGTGCTCGCGCGGCGCCCCCGCTTGCGTCGGCCCGTGGTGCGTGGACTTGGCCGCTCGCCGAGGTTGTTCGAGCACATTCTCGGCTTCGCCTTGAAATAGGGAGCGGCCTGCTTCAGGGCCTGTCGGCGGGGCTTACAGCTTCATCCGCTTGAAGATCCCTTCGGGGATGGTGCGCACAATGAGCATGATGATGGCCCAGAAGCCCGGGACATAGACCTCGTTCTTGCGCCCATCCGCTGCGCGGAGGATTCCGCGGGCCACCTGCTCTGGCGTGGCGAACAGCTTGTTCTTCGCCACGTGCGCCGTCATGGGCGTGTCGACGAAGCCGGGCTTCACCGTCACGA encodes the following:
- a CDS encoding PilW family protein → MRPSRRGFTLIELLVGGAVGSVVLLGISLTFISQARQYQTHASRRAIQSNARQAMSFMSRHIRSAGYGVDPDRTVLAYDSFNAAEGTSQTGYPDAVVVHSRDLLFRRDVTSATSNRLVVNAPIPLLQRGQILLVLCRNNGSITTTQHHAFVTVGQHLENSMEINLDTTDPAAAPNSPTGMPGRLFHEQALLDGNNCYDTAQVVKVSRSAFYVAAFDEPGNATTRTPYLMMHQGLDLDRDGTIGPNDAVPVAEGIEQLQVAYILNSMGTAMPRVLGVNEPTTAEHYGEQWQTMIPPQMVGPTRRIPQWYTLPLNDLEKPAREEDSPVNIRQLRITLVSRSSTQDPQHVGDDLMLANAGEAIGATVPWRQLENLSVTGVTPDTSDFTPQGRGFYRVILREAITPKNIQLNSQFIATTEAGG
- a CDS encoding type IV pilus modification PilV family protein, whose translation is MRPFRPSPRGTTIIEAMAAMLVFVVGILGVMQMNVLASGQNNLALHQTTASRIARDLADAFERLPYEHPAFVNSGVLPSTFGTPGGFDDMENTTGLVFLKDAIAPADNRPLISAADATRIAEGLNAQTSEEFYTVAWRSVLVPNTGAVESELGKEDSLRILIMVRFPTTGGFRQVNFWTIKYVPEQVCSGTQCKDLEI
- a CDS encoding YdcF family protein; its protein translation is MRPSSLRAGSGALRRLLLALVGGVTCGVFGLAWRVDRFGQQEGAVPADVLVVLGARVLPGGVPSGALLARVEKAVALYHQGVASRLLFSGGVGVNPPSEAQVMRALAVRWGVPAEACFLEEQSHSTAQNARFSTAVLRDLGAERVVVVSDPYHLLRARQYFRLEGLEVATSPALLTERNLNAVDRFYWTVREAFALLLHPRVLLARSPSR
- a CDS encoding MarR family winged helix-turn-helix transcriptional regulator, with the translated sequence MSRNIPVPEEGPTSEVSRLLQLVYTLGRRRSLRDPIAGLCEQFQFTPPQVHALLWLGQDGALTMGELARRLGITEKTVTGVVDRLEREGHLQRERVHEDRRVVRCRLTDSGQQTSQQLHQLVNQALSQLLEMLDSSDRKALFRIIEKLVRRLDTSPEPTPAEEESA
- a CDS encoding type III polyketide synthase; translation: MHSVSSLASVPFLRAVGRGLPPHYASQEELAGSLRALWAQKHFNLERLEDLHRAVSVSGRFLALPLEEYPALTTFQQRNDAWIRCAVELGEKVVVQALEKAGLTPKDIDHIFFVTVTGLATPSIEARLANRLGFRSDIKRTPIFGLGCVAGAAGLARAADYLRAFPGHTAVVLAVELCSLTLQREDLSIPNIIASGLFGDGAACGVLQGAEAGPRRPSARVVASQSVFYPDTERIMGWDIVDTGFKVVLSAKVPQLVKEHIRGNVDAFLAEHRLSRADIRHWIAHTGGPKVLQAFEESLELPEGAIARSWASLKEVGNLSSASVLFVLGETLESQVPREGDWGMVMAMGPGFCAELVLLRW
- a CDS encoding isoprenylcysteine carboxyl methyltransferase family protein, translated to MVSPSQAVFLGYMGALAAERLVELVLSRRNAARAFSQGGVERGEGHYRVMVVFHSLFLVACVAEVFLLRRPFPGALGWGALGAAVLAQALRYWAITTLGERWNSRIIVIPGLAPVTGGPYRFLRHPNYVAVVLELLAVPLIHGAWLTALVFTAGNAALLYVRIRAEEKALGEVYAQAFVHHPRFIPEVRRG
- a CDS encoding acyl carrier protein, yielding MVELEQEVVVEIRRIAIEELEWKGSVEPSHDLLKDLQLDSLGLTVMAVGLENRFRVKLSEEDAASLHTVADLARLVAVRVSAAVEVRT
- a CDS encoding fatty acyl-AMP ligase; translation: MKGPALPPVKYATLPEMLEATSRTASGLIFVDASEREVSLSWSEVHRRARQTAAGLQRLGVRPGDAVAILLPTSPGFMDAFFGVVLAGAVPVPLYPPVRLGRMEEYHRATARMLEVAGAVVVLTETRLKLLLGASVEAARPRFGCRTVEEVSRGDGALAVVVSAQSPGLIQFSSGSTVAPKPVVLTHAALMAQLAALEASIPPPPEGAVGVSWLPLYHDMGLIGCLLSALYYPGNLVLLPPEVFLARPALWLRALSRHKGFVSPAPNFAYGLCLKRVKDEELEGVDLSGWKHALNGAEPVSAATLRRFVSRFARHGFSAEALRPVYGLSEAALAVTFPPSGRGLCSRSVDADVLAREGRAVGGERELVSVGSPIPGFEVAIRNALGIELPELRTGRVHARGPSLMKGYHGDGEATARALGADGWLDTGDEGFVAEGELYLTGRAKDLVIIRGANHAPQAFEECVQTVEGVRAGCAVALGFTPEGSEDEGLLILAERAGPPEDDGGVEAQVSAAIVQSTGIRPHTVRLLKPGTLPRTSSGKLRRGEALRQFLAGELVPPKRVGAVNIMVEMAKGAWALARTEREG
- a CDS encoding NAD(P)/FAD-dependent oxidoreductase codes for the protein MRTYDVAIAGGGPAGLAVAITAAQRGLATVVLERASLPVDKACGEGLMPAGLEVLERLGARALLDDSGCSPFVGIRYVQEDGSTAEGLLPAPGGLGVRRVSLVSALGERARAVGVELRERTVVQSHRRTGTGLELETSEGAVSARFLVAADGLGSPLRRAEGLEVEVTGARRFGLRQHFKVAPWTPFVEVHFASGVEAYVTPAGPGRVGLAFLWENGSLEHVSFEGLLARFPTLVERLGSAEPDSKARGAGPLERLARARVADRFALVGDAAGYVDAVTGEGLSLAFTCAEALGQLLPEALVKGAARDTLLPYERTFQRTFRKYAWMAKALLVLARRPRLRRPVVRGLGRSPRLFEHILGFALK